A genomic window from Silurus meridionalis isolate SWU-2019-XX chromosome 21, ASM1480568v1, whole genome shotgun sequence includes:
- the flt1 gene encoding vascular endothelial growth factor receptor 1 isoform X4 produces MLEIFLVMLCGLTSRGMTKDADNKGRFSSPVLDVTERQITLEKNQMVQLNCRGRWELEWVLPSGVSKNQVSAQVEETRCGKRANHYCSRLTLSPALAQHTGSYRCRYLHKQRKHTSVYVFIADSQQPFVKVQKEIPDVVYMKEGEDLVFPCRVTNPDSKVSLVKFPDRRLGTDQRNIIWNNRKGFVIRTPTYFYIGLFSCETIINGTKFTNKFLTYRPVNKIQQVYLNSTGLVQALQGERLALNCTVTAEWNSRVKINWSYPGKGNSSVSISRRITQSKTNVVFYSILTVHKLHKADKGLYTCHVTSGPAKREVNTSVIVYDQPFITLKHKDGSLVYAHAGQKSFRLFPKLRAFPEPEIVWLKDGMVADEQCSRYHVDGYSLVIRDVAEEDAGVYTILTRIQQFGLYRNLTLSLVVNVKPQIGEKAVAVRDTATMPRFSRQAFRCTAHGVPRPQIQWLWHRCPSKGLPARLA; encoded by the exons ATGCAGACAATAAAGGAAGGTTCAGCTCTCCAGTATTGGATGTAACTGAACGGCAGATCACCCTAGAGAAGAACCAGATGGTCCAGCTGAACTGCAG GGGACGATGGGAGCTGGAGTGGGTGCTCCCCTCGGGTGTGAGCAAGAACCAAGTGAGTGCTCAAGTAGAAGAGACTCGTTGTGGCAAGCGTGCAAACCACTACTGCAGCCGCCTTACCCTCAGTCCTGCCTTAGCCCAGCATACAGGATCCTACCGTTGCCGCTATTTGCACAAGCAGCGCAAACACACCTCTGTCTACGTCTTCATCGCAG ATAGCCAGCAGCCATTTGTAAAGGTGCAGAAAGAGATCCCAGACGTGGTCTATATGAAGGAAGGAGAAGACTTAGTGTTCCCCTGCAGGGTCACTAACCCAGACTCCAAAGTTTCCTTGGTCAAA TTTCCTGACCGAAGACTTGGCACtgatcagaggaacatcatttGGAATAACAGAAAGGGCTTTGTTATCCGAACCCCCACATACTTCTACATTGGTCTCTTTTCCTGTGAAACCATCATCAATGGGACAAAATTCACCAACAAGTTCTTGACTTACAGACCCG TGAATAAGATCCAACAGGTATATCTAAACAGCACAGGCTTGGTCCAAGCTCTGCAAGGAGAGAGACTGGCCTTAAACTGCACTGTTACAGCTGAGTGGAACTCAAGAGTGAAAATCAACTGGAGTTACCCTGGAAAG GGTAATAGTTCGGTCTCAATCAGTCGGCGTATAACACAGAGCAAGACCAATGTTGTGTTCTACAGCATTCTCACTGTCCACAAACTGCACAAGGCTGATAAAGGACTCTACACTTGCCATGTGACAAGTGGACCAGCAAAGCGGGAAGTCAACACCTCAGTCATAGTTTATG ATCAGCCCTTCATCACATTAAAGCATAAAGATGGATCACTGGTATATGCACATGCAGGGCAGAAATCCTTTCGCCTGTTCCCCAAATTACGGGCTTTCCCTGAACCTGAAATTGTCTG GCTGAAGGATGGGATGGTGGCAGATGAGCAGTGTTCACGATACCATGTAGATGGCTATTCTCTGGTGATTCGAGATGTTGCAGAGGAGGATGCTGGGGTCTATACCATCCTCACTCGTATCCAGCAGTTTGGTCTTTATCGGAACCTCACACTCTCACTTGTGGTGAACG TTAAACCTCAGATTGGTGAGAAAGCTGTAGCAGTGCGTGATACAGCAACTATGCCACGGTTCAGCAGGCAAGCCTTCCGCTGCACTGCTCATGGAGTCCCAAGACCTCAAATCCAATGGCTCTGGCATCGCTGCCCTTCTAAAGGCCT
- the flt1 gene encoding vascular endothelial growth factor receptor 1 isoform X3 codes for MLEIFLVMLCGLTSRGMTKDADNKGRFSSPVLDVTERQITLEKNQMVQLNCRGRWELEWVLPSGVSKNQVSAQVEETRCGKRANHYCSRLTLSPALAQHTGSYRCRYLHKQRKHTSVYVFIADSQQPFVKVQKEIPDVVYMKEGEDLVFPCRVTNPDSKVSLVKFPDRRLGTDQRNIIWNNRKGFVIRTPTYFYIGLFSCETIINGTKFTNKFLTYRPVNKIQQVYLNSTGLVQALQGERLALNCTVTAEWNSRVKINWSYPGKGNSSVSISRRITQSKTNVVFYSILTVHKLHKADKGLYTCHVTSGPAKREVNTSVIVYDQPFITLKHKDGSLVYAHAGQKSFRLFPKLRAFPEPEIVWLKDGMVADEQCSRYHVDGYSLVIRDVAEEDAGVYTILTRIQQFGLYRNLTLSLVVNVKPQIGEKAVAVRDTATMPRFSRQAFRCTAHGVPRPQIQWLWHRCPSKGLSPARLA; via the exons ATGCAGACAATAAAGGAAGGTTCAGCTCTCCAGTATTGGATGTAACTGAACGGCAGATCACCCTAGAGAAGAACCAGATGGTCCAGCTGAACTGCAG GGGACGATGGGAGCTGGAGTGGGTGCTCCCCTCGGGTGTGAGCAAGAACCAAGTGAGTGCTCAAGTAGAAGAGACTCGTTGTGGCAAGCGTGCAAACCACTACTGCAGCCGCCTTACCCTCAGTCCTGCCTTAGCCCAGCATACAGGATCCTACCGTTGCCGCTATTTGCACAAGCAGCGCAAACACACCTCTGTCTACGTCTTCATCGCAG ATAGCCAGCAGCCATTTGTAAAGGTGCAGAAAGAGATCCCAGACGTGGTCTATATGAAGGAAGGAGAAGACTTAGTGTTCCCCTGCAGGGTCACTAACCCAGACTCCAAAGTTTCCTTGGTCAAA TTTCCTGACCGAAGACTTGGCACtgatcagaggaacatcatttGGAATAACAGAAAGGGCTTTGTTATCCGAACCCCCACATACTTCTACATTGGTCTCTTTTCCTGTGAAACCATCATCAATGGGACAAAATTCACCAACAAGTTCTTGACTTACAGACCCG TGAATAAGATCCAACAGGTATATCTAAACAGCACAGGCTTGGTCCAAGCTCTGCAAGGAGAGAGACTGGCCTTAAACTGCACTGTTACAGCTGAGTGGAACTCAAGAGTGAAAATCAACTGGAGTTACCCTGGAAAG GGTAATAGTTCGGTCTCAATCAGTCGGCGTATAACACAGAGCAAGACCAATGTTGTGTTCTACAGCATTCTCACTGTCCACAAACTGCACAAGGCTGATAAAGGACTCTACACTTGCCATGTGACAAGTGGACCAGCAAAGCGGGAAGTCAACACCTCAGTCATAGTTTATG ATCAGCCCTTCATCACATTAAAGCATAAAGATGGATCACTGGTATATGCACATGCAGGGCAGAAATCCTTTCGCCTGTTCCCCAAATTACGGGCTTTCCCTGAACCTGAAATTGTCTG GCTGAAGGATGGGATGGTGGCAGATGAGCAGTGTTCACGATACCATGTAGATGGCTATTCTCTGGTGATTCGAGATGTTGCAGAGGAGGATGCTGGGGTCTATACCATCCTCACTCGTATCCAGCAGTTTGGTCTTTATCGGAACCTCACACTCTCACTTGTGGTGAACG TTAAACCTCAGATTGGTGAGAAAGCTGTAGCAGTGCGTGATACAGCAACTATGCCACGGTTCAGCAGGCAAGCCTTCCGCTGCACTGCTCATGGAGTCCCAAGACCTCAAATCCAATGGCTCTGGCATCGCTGCCCTTCTAAAGGCCT